A part of Dreissena polymorpha isolate Duluth1 chromosome 13, UMN_Dpol_1.0, whole genome shotgun sequence genomic DNA contains:
- the LOC127855728 gene encoding uncharacterized protein LOC127855728 isoform X2, whose protein sequence is MAMIRIIRTSVSMDRLHQQRRHNLLQTVVLFQFESNDKKKDSVKSEDILKRGMSLVKSYSKMTEEERKELIKKAFEAKQKLQEQLEATKKEVKKNEVEVSRLQKEVAGGLLLMEGEKEALEGKEVKYFDLYPERSYNEGSAAQTHFRLAEPQFYRLLNTGMTKTNLVKVEYVLNPDLVHHFRECRESLKKKHGEEFSYPVLAFHGTMETNIKPICETGFKIPGDNGHAHRTDTGWYGKGVYFSEYPAYSMGYIQGATQLLLCQVLPGKAYQCTKLIHGHSLMKGYDSHVSPCKKELVIFNKYHILPQYIVHYQPNAGEFKYTSPPSATSAACNTTKGKKGKGKKKGGKLTIDELTDTEMFKTKHDQAVAMPSSSTLDGYNIQFTGTFQNTQAGMTALVKSHGATIGTKAVFNLLIASKLEFDLSTNKILQANKKGVSIVGEMFLYDCIINHKKQNEDHYRLDDWSHTNVQYL, encoded by the exons GAATCAAATGACAAGAAAAAGGACAGTGTTAAGTCGGAAGATATCCTAAAACGAGGCATGTCACTAGTAAAAAGCTACAGTAAGATGACCGAAGAGGAACGTAAAGAGCTGATCAAGAAAGCATTTGAAGCCAAGCAGAAACTGCAAGAACAGCTTGAAGCAACAAAGAAAGAAGTGAAAAAGAACGAGGTAGAAGTAAGCAGGCTGCAAAAAGAG GTTGCAGGTGGTCTCCTGCTGATGGAAGGTGAAAAGGAAGCCTTGGAAGGGAAAGAGGTCAAGTACTTTGATCTGTACCCAGAAAGGTCATACAACGAGGGATCTGCAGCCCAGACCCACTTCCGTCTGGCAGAGCCTCAGTTTTATAGGCTGCTAAATACCGGAATGAC TAAAACTAATTTAGTGAAAGTGGAATACGTCCTCAATCCAGATCTGGTGCATCATTTCAG GGAATGTCGAGAAAGCTTAAAGAAGAAGCATGGGGAGGAGTTTTCCTACCCTGTGTTGGCGTTTCACGGCACAATGGAGACGAATATCAAGCCTATATGTGAGACTGGATTCAAAATACCCG GTGACAATGGCCATGCACATCGTACGGACACAGGCTGGTATGGTAAGGGAGTCTACTTCAGCGAATACCCAGCCTACTCCATGGGTTACATCCAGGGCGCAACACAACTGCTGCTGTGCCAAGTTCTACCGGGCAAA GCCTATCAGTGTACGAAGCTTATTCACGGGCATTCCCTGATGAAAGGTTACGATTCCCACGTGTCTCCCTGCAAGAAAGAGCTTGTCATCTTCAACAAGTATCACATACTGCCACAGTATATCGTCCACTATCAGCCGAATGCTGGAGAATTCAAGTACACT TCACCACCATCAGCAACATCGGCTGCTTGTAACACAACAAAAGGCAAGAAAGGCAAAGGGAAGAAGAAGGGAGGAAAGCTTACGATAGACGAATTAACAGACACAGAGATGTTTAAAACCAAGCATGACCAGGCTGTGGCCATGCCTTCATCAAG CACATTGGATGGATACAATATTCAGTTCACTGGGACTTTCCAGAACACCCAGGCTGGCATGACTGCCCTGGTCAAATCACATGGCGCAACAATAG GAACTAAAGCTGTTTTCAATTTACTGATAGCATCAAAACTGGAGTTTGATCTTTCAACAAACAAAATCCTGCAGGCTAACAAGAAAGGG GTTTCAATAGTGGGTGAAATGTTTTTGTACGACTGCATCATCAACCATAAGAAACAGAATGAGGATCATTACAGATTAGACGACTGGTCacatacaaatgtacaatatttatgA